The following proteins are encoded in a genomic region of Oryctolagus cuniculus chromosome 13, mOryCun1.1, whole genome shotgun sequence:
- the LOC103352178 gene encoding ankyrin repeat domain-containing protein 7 isoform X3 produces the protein MPTRPLCACVVPPPSEVHAVECVQQRCLALAVHSELRDCRLRSHAVAPWCSDQLIGVFLCSRCGEKPLGASRMRKIVWWASKKSSVGCENGIEAQFGYCIQRKELRKLHKAASEGDVARVQHLCLLKKSSVNDRDRNNRTALHLACASGHSEVVMLLLERKCMINVTDNDNMTPLMKAVQSHEEKCARILLDHGADPNIIDENGNTALHYAAYCENVGIAKQLLLRSADIEVRNKDGFTPLLLAIYENGEEIAEFLINKGANIHAVDKIKRTALMLAAQYRSTRIVRLLLEKGIDASCLNMYGWPAEKFALVTFNLANRQLILDYEDEHRYKMLEKNNPVIKAH, from the exons ATGCCCACAAGGCCTTTGTGCGCATGCGTGGTGCCCCCACCTTCTGAGGTGCACGCTGTGGAATGTGTACAGCAGCGTTGCTTGGCACTGGCTGTTCATTCTGAGCTGAGAGACTGCAGACTGCGGAGCCACGCTGTGGCACCGTGGTGTTCCGACCAGTTGATTGGTGTGTTTTTGTGTTCCAGATGTGGCGAAAAGCCGCTAGGTGCCTCAAGGATGAGGAAAATTGTCTGGTGGGCTTCAAAGAAGTCCTCCGTCGGGTGCGAGAATGGGATTGAGGCTCAATTCGGCTACTGCATCCAACGCAAGGAGCTCCGGAAGCTCCACAAGGCCGCCAGTGAGGGGGACGTAGCCAGGGTCCAGCACCTCTGCTTGCTGAAGAAAAGCAGCGTGAATGACCGCGACAGGAATAACAG GACTGCCCTACATTTGGCATGTGCCAGTGGTCATTCAGAAGTGGTGATGCTCCTACTTGAAAGAAAATGCATGATCAATGTCACTGACAACGACAACATGACACCTCTGATGAAG GCTGTTCAGAGCCATGAAGAAAAATGTGCACGAATTCTACTCGATCATGGGGCTGATCCAAATATTATAGATGAGAATGGCAACACAGCCCTCCACTACGCAGCCTACTGTGAGAATGTTGGAATAGCAAAACAGTTACTCTTAAGAAGTGCCGATATTGAAGTGAGGAACAAG GATGGCTTCACACCACTATTACTTGCAATATATGAAAATGGTGAGGAAATAGCAGAATTTTTGATTAATAAAGGAGCCAATATTCATGCTGTTGATAAGATTAAACG GACGGCTCTCATGCTGGCCGCACAATATAGATCTACTAGGATAGTGAGGCTTCTTCTAGAAAAAGGAATTGATGCCTCTTGCTTAAACATGTACGGATGGCCTGCAGAGAAGTTTGCTCTTGTTACATTCAATCT